The following coding sequences lie in one Silvibacterium dinghuense genomic window:
- a CDS encoding acetyl-CoA C-acetyltransferase, producing the protein MSQPLEEVVIVSAVRTPVGKFQGSLADLRATELGAIAVREAVKRAQLPASHSVEEAIMGNVLPAGLGQNPARQAAIYAGLPVEVAALTINKVCGSGLKAVALAAQSIQTGNAEIVVAGGMESMTNAPYLLPQARSGFRMGNATAVDSMVHDGLWDSYNDFHMGITAELVAEKCLITREEQDEYAVNSHRKAAAAWDAGRFDAEVIPVEVPAKKKGQPPALFSRDESIRADASIESLRALKPAFKKDGTVTAGNAPGVNDAAAALVLMSSSKAKELGLTPLARIRAQAASGVEPKWVMMAPVTGVQKVLTRAGWSADSVDLYELNEAFAVQAIAVTRELGLPFDKVNVNGGAVAIGHPIGASGARVLVTLIHEMIRRNVQRGVAALCLGGGNSVALAVERERL; encoded by the coding sequence ATGTCGCAACCGCTCGAAGAAGTCGTCATCGTCTCCGCCGTCCGCACCCCCGTAGGCAAATTCCAGGGCTCGCTCGCGGACCTCAGAGCTACCGAGCTCGGCGCCATCGCCGTGCGCGAAGCGGTAAAGCGCGCGCAGCTTCCGGCATCGCATTCAGTAGAAGAAGCGATCATGGGCAACGTACTCCCCGCAGGCCTCGGACAGAACCCCGCCCGCCAGGCCGCGATCTACGCCGGCCTGCCCGTCGAAGTCGCCGCGCTCACCATCAATAAGGTCTGCGGATCAGGACTCAAGGCCGTCGCCCTCGCTGCGCAATCCATCCAGACCGGCAACGCGGAGATCGTTGTCGCCGGCGGCATGGAGTCTATGACGAATGCGCCCTACCTGCTGCCGCAGGCGCGCAGCGGTTTTCGCATGGGCAATGCCACGGCCGTCGACTCCATGGTCCACGACGGACTGTGGGATAGTTACAACGACTTCCACATGGGCATCACCGCCGAGCTTGTTGCCGAGAAATGCCTGATCACGCGCGAAGAGCAGGACGAATATGCCGTGAACTCGCATCGCAAAGCAGCAGCGGCATGGGACGCCGGCCGCTTCGACGCCGAAGTCATCCCGGTCGAAGTTCCGGCAAAGAAAAAAGGTCAGCCGCCCGCGCTCTTCAGCCGCGACGAATCCATCCGCGCCGACGCAAGCATCGAATCGCTCCGGGCACTCAAACCTGCGTTCAAGAAAGACGGCACCGTTACCGCCGGCAATGCGCCCGGCGTCAACGACGCTGCTGCTGCGCTGGTGCTCATGTCCTCGTCGAAGGCAAAAGAGCTGGGTCTCACGCCGCTCGCCCGCATCCGGGCGCAGGCCGCCAGCGGTGTCGAGCCGAAATGGGTCATGATGGCGCCTGTCACCGGTGTGCAGAAGGTATTAACCCGCGCCGGATGGTCAGCCGACAGTGTCGATCTCTACGAGCTCAACGAGGCCTTCGCAGTGCAGGCCATCGCCGTAACCCGCGAACTTGGCCTGCCCTTCGACAAGGTCAACGTCAACGGAGGAGCCGTCGCCATCGGCCATCCCATCGGAGCCAGCGGCGCGCGCGTCCTCGTCACGCTCATCCACGAGATGATCCGCCGCAACGTGCAGCGCGGTGTCGCCGCGCTCTGCCTGGGCGGAGGCAACTCGGTGGCGTTAGCCGTGGAACGCGAGCGGCTCTGA